A window of the Microbulbifer aggregans genome harbors these coding sequences:
- the betB gene encoding betaine-aldehyde dehydrogenase, whose product MSELDDRLLWIHGKYVEPATGDYFETINPASGEVICKVALAGSEDVERALESARQGQSEWGALGSAERGRILVRTANLLREHSDELARLESLDGGKPLAETPEADVGSAADCLEYFGGQAASLQGEYQAVPGGFFYTRPEPLGICAGIGAWNYPLQIAAWKAAPALAAGNAMVFKPAELTPLSALRLAELFKEAGLPDGVFNVVQGFAETGKSLTTHPAVAKVSLTGEVGTGKIVMKAAADSLKSVTLELGGKSPLIVFDDAHLDNAVGAAMLGNFYTQGQICTNSTRVFVHEKIKDAFVEKLVARTERLKLGDPLDPSTDVGPMISADHMQSVLNYLEKGKEEGGKVLVGGGRANVPGHEKGNFVQPTIFDGLSDDMTIVREEIFGPVLSLLSFADEEEVLKRANNTEFGLAGGVFTRDIQRAHRVAAAIEAGIVWINAYNLTPVEMPFGGFKQSGIGKENSRRAFEHYAKFKTVYVAEGDVDAPY is encoded by the coding sequence ATGTCGGAACTGGACGATCGACTTTTGTGGATACATGGCAAGTATGTTGAGCCTGCCACAGGTGACTATTTTGAAACGATTAACCCGGCAAGCGGGGAGGTAATCTGCAAAGTAGCCCTGGCGGGCTCGGAGGATGTGGAACGGGCGCTCGAGTCTGCTCGCCAGGGCCAGTCGGAATGGGGGGCGCTGGGCAGTGCTGAGAGAGGACGGATACTGGTCCGAACGGCAAATCTGCTGCGGGAGCATAGCGATGAGCTGGCTCGGCTGGAATCTCTCGATGGCGGCAAGCCACTGGCTGAAACTCCGGAGGCAGACGTGGGTTCGGCAGCCGACTGCCTGGAATATTTCGGCGGGCAGGCCGCATCACTACAGGGTGAGTATCAGGCAGTACCGGGTGGGTTCTTTTACACACGTCCGGAGCCACTTGGCATCTGTGCAGGTATCGGAGCCTGGAATTATCCGCTACAGATTGCTGCCTGGAAGGCGGCGCCAGCGCTCGCCGCGGGCAATGCGATGGTATTCAAGCCTGCAGAACTGACTCCGCTGTCCGCACTGCGACTTGCGGAGCTGTTTAAAGAGGCTGGCCTGCCGGACGGAGTCTTCAATGTAGTGCAGGGATTTGCTGAGACTGGAAAGTCCCTGACAACGCATCCGGCGGTAGCCAAAGTTTCCCTCACCGGGGAAGTGGGCACCGGCAAGATAGTGATGAAAGCTGCCGCGGACAGCCTCAAGTCGGTCACGCTGGAGTTGGGGGGGAAATCCCCTCTGATCGTCTTCGATGACGCACACCTTGATAACGCCGTCGGGGCAGCGATGCTCGGTAACTTCTATACCCAGGGACAGATCTGTACCAACAGCACCCGGGTATTCGTGCATGAGAAAATCAAGGATGCGTTCGTTGAGAAACTGGTTGCCCGAACGGAGCGGCTAAAGCTGGGTGACCCTCTAGACCCCAGTACTGATGTAGGCCCGATGATCAGCGCGGACCACATGCAAAGTGTCCTGAACTACCTGGAAAAAGGCAAAGAGGAAGGCGGTAAGGTTCTGGTTGGCGGAGGGCGGGCCAATGTTCCGGGTCACGAAAAAGGCAACTTTGTGCAACCAACCATCTTTGATGGTCTCAGTGACGATATGACCATCGTGCGCGAGGAAATCTTTGGCCCGGTGCTCTCACTCCTCAGCTTTGCAGATGAAGAGGAAGTGCTGAAGCGAGCCAATAACACCGAATTCGGCCTCGCCGGCGGAGTCTTCACCCGCGATATACAGCGCGCGCACCGGGTTGCGGCCGCTATCGAGGCCGGTATTGTCTGGATCAATGCCTACAACCTGACCCCGGTGGAGATGCCATTCGGCGGCTTCAAACAGTCGGGAATCGGCAAGGAAAACAGCAGGCGGGCCTTTGAGCATTACGCCAAGTTCAAGACGGTCTATGTCGCGGAAGGGGATGTTGACGCCCCCTACTAG
- a CDS encoding TorF family putative porin: protein MEKSELRRVLAVVLFGLSCGFCGQLIAASGDEPEPETEGEEESSFGTFGGSVLITSNYMFRSISNSNDGPAVQGDMNWSHDVGFYAGLWASNTNFGGPGNSMELDPYFGFAGNFGESDFSFDIGYWSYNYPKSAFDLDYGEIYVYVTYTKDKFSVSPSIWYAENYFGEDFLDDVSGIAYEVTFSYQFPKNVSASVRFGEQAFDSSFDNLDFVYWDAGIDWAIDDWSIGLRWYDTDGVDPFLASRKLTDGEFVLGITRNF, encoded by the coding sequence ATGGAAAAATCTGAGCTACGCAGAGTGCTGGCTGTTGTTTTGTTTGGGCTCTCTTGTGGTTTTTGCGGACAGTTAATTGCTGCCAGTGGCGATGAGCCCGAACCGGAGACTGAGGGTGAAGAGGAGTCCTCCTTTGGTACTTTCGGCGGTAGCGTCCTCATAACCTCTAACTACATGTTCCGCAGCATCTCCAATTCGAATGATGGCCCGGCAGTCCAGGGAGATATGAACTGGTCCCATGATGTTGGCTTCTATGCTGGTCTCTGGGCGTCCAACACCAACTTTGGCGGGCCTGGCAATAGCATGGAGCTGGATCCGTATTTTGGGTTTGCCGGCAATTTCGGGGAAAGTGACTTCAGCTTCGATATCGGCTACTGGTCCTACAACTACCCAAAGTCCGCATTTGATCTGGACTATGGGGAGATTTATGTCTACGTGACTTACACCAAAGACAAGTTTTCCGTTAGCCCCAGTATCTGGTATGCGGAAAATTACTTTGGTGAAGATTTCCTCGATGATGTCAGCGGCATTGCCTACGAGGTGACTTTTTCCTACCAGTTCCCGAAGAATGTCTCTGCTTCCGTGAGGTTCGGTGAACAGGCTTTCGACTCCTCTTTTGACAACCTTGACTTCGTCTACTGGGATGCAGGCATAGACTGGGCCATTGACGACTGGAGCATTGGTCTCCGCTGGTATGACACTGATGGTGTTGATCCATTCCTCGCCAGCCGCAAGCTGACCGATGGCGAATTTGTACTTGGTATTACCCGGAACTTTTAA
- the betA gene encoding choline dehydrogenase, producing the protein MSEQKLDESFDYIVVGAGSAGSVLASRLTADRDNSLLLLEFGGKDNSIFIQMPSAFSIPLNMPKYDWEFYTEPEPGLHGRRIHQARGKVIGGSSSINGMAFVRGCAGDYEEWVEHGADGWGYRDVLPYFRRAETCVYGGDEYRGDQGPITTCNGNNMQNPLYRAFIEAGKQAGYGFTEDYNGFRQEGFGKMDMSVRDGVRCSTALAYLKPALNRNNLTLKMHALTTRVIMDGKRAIGVEYRQGDKTFRARAKREVILSASAFNSPKLLMLSGIGPAEHLKEHGIEVVHDLPGVGQNLHDHLEVWVQQECKQNITLNGWLGPLGKAWIGINWLLFKRGLGASNHFESNGYIRTRAGLKWPDIQYHFLAGAIAYDGSSAVKGHGFQVHLGCNKPRSRGWVKLKSADPAQAPEMFFNYLQHEEDKQDFRIALHLTREIFAQEAMDPYRGKEIAPGPDVQSDDEIDNWLAESAETAYHPAGSCRMGTDEMAVVDPECRVRGVENLRVIDSSIMPTVTNGNLNAPTIMIGEKGADHVLGKGMLASSDAESYVADSWESRQRVGEPQRPLK; encoded by the coding sequence ATGAGCGAGCAAAAATTGGACGAGAGCTTTGACTATATCGTGGTCGGCGCTGGCTCAGCGGGTTCGGTGCTGGCCAGCCGGTTGACAGCGGACCGGGACAACAGCCTGTTGTTGCTGGAATTTGGCGGCAAGGATAATTCTATATTTATCCAGATGCCTTCGGCATTTTCTATTCCACTCAACATGCCGAAATACGACTGGGAGTTTTACACCGAACCGGAGCCTGGCTTGCATGGCAGACGGATTCATCAGGCAAGAGGAAAAGTGATCGGTGGATCTTCGTCCATCAATGGCATGGCATTTGTGCGTGGCTGCGCGGGTGATTATGAGGAGTGGGTAGAGCACGGTGCAGACGGCTGGGGCTATCGGGATGTCCTGCCCTATTTCCGGCGTGCGGAGACCTGTGTCTATGGTGGCGATGAGTACCGCGGTGACCAGGGGCCTATCACCACCTGCAACGGCAACAACATGCAAAACCCGCTCTATCGCGCTTTCATCGAGGCGGGCAAGCAGGCAGGCTACGGGTTTACCGAGGATTACAACGGCTTTCGTCAGGAAGGCTTCGGTAAAATGGATATGTCAGTCCGTGATGGCGTCCGCTGTTCTACTGCCCTCGCCTATCTCAAGCCCGCCCTCAACCGCAACAATCTCACCCTGAAGATGCACGCTCTGACCACCAGGGTCATTATGGATGGCAAGCGTGCAATAGGGGTGGAGTATCGCCAGGGGGACAAGACATTTCGCGCACGGGCCAAGCGCGAGGTAATACTCTCGGCCAGCGCTTTCAACTCACCCAAACTCCTGATGCTGTCTGGCATAGGCCCGGCAGAGCACCTCAAGGAACACGGTATTGAGGTAGTGCACGATTTACCCGGTGTGGGCCAGAACCTGCATGACCATCTGGAAGTCTGGGTCCAGCAGGAATGCAAGCAGAACATCACGCTGAATGGGTGGTTGGGTCCCCTTGGAAAGGCGTGGATTGGCATCAACTGGCTGCTATTCAAGCGCGGCCTTGGCGCCTCCAATCATTTTGAATCTAACGGATACATCCGCACCAGGGCCGGCCTGAAATGGCCTGATATCCAATATCACTTTCTTGCCGGTGCCATTGCCTACGACGGCTCCAGTGCGGTCAAGGGTCACGGCTTCCAGGTCCATTTGGGGTGCAATAAACCCAGGAGCCGCGGCTGGGTCAAGCTCAAGTCTGCAGATCCGGCGCAAGCACCGGAAATGTTCTTCAACTATCTGCAGCACGAGGAGGACAAACAGGATTTCCGCATCGCGCTCCATTTAACCCGTGAAATCTTCGCTCAGGAAGCGATGGATCCCTACCGGGGAAAGGAGATTGCGCCCGGACCGGATGTACAGTCCGACGACGAGATCGACAACTGGTTGGCAGAGTCCGCAGAGACGGCCTACCACCCTGCCGGGAGCTGTCGTATGGGTACCGATGAAATGGCCGTGGTTGATCCCGAATGCCGCGTCCGGGGTGTCGAGAACCTCCGTGTGATCGACTCCTCGATCATGCCGACCGTAACCAACGGCAACCTCAACGCGCCCACCATCATGATTGGCGAAAAAGGTGCCGATCATGTACTGGGCAAAGGTATGCTGGCCTCATCCGACGCTGAGAGCTATGTTGCGGATTCGTGGGAAAGTCGTCAGAGGGTGGGAGAACCGCAGCGCCCGCTCAAATAG
- a CDS encoding TVP38/TMEM64 family protein, with protein sequence MQARHKYLLFLAGCVLVVTAAVGLLVYFDLDDQLIELLQWLESKGWQASLLFILIMALAIVVLAPGVIFTMGAGFVFGVVKGTIFVVVGTVLGATIAFLIARYLFGERPSRWLMSHVRPPNLGEVMRREGWRMIMLTRLVPLFPFKLSNYFFGLTPVRLKDFVIGNFIGVIPLTVNNVYVGSIAADLATLGQTGAERTPVQWALYGLGFVLAVIALIGLTRMARRALAEKIEEEDL encoded by the coding sequence ATGCAGGCCAGGCATAAATACCTCTTGTTCCTCGCGGGCTGCGTGCTGGTGGTGACCGCCGCAGTTGGCCTGTTGGTCTATTTCGACCTGGATGACCAGTTGATTGAGCTGCTGCAGTGGCTGGAGAGCAAGGGCTGGCAAGCGAGCCTTCTGTTCATACTGATCATGGCCCTGGCAATCGTGGTGCTGGCGCCCGGCGTCATCTTCACAATGGGGGCCGGCTTCGTATTCGGGGTCGTCAAAGGCACCATTTTCGTGGTCGTCGGTACCGTTCTCGGCGCCACCATCGCTTTCCTGATCGCACGCTACTTGTTTGGTGAACGCCCTTCCCGCTGGCTGATGTCCCATGTTCGCCCGCCGAACCTGGGCGAGGTCATGCGCCGGGAAGGCTGGCGGATGATTATGCTGACACGCCTTGTGCCGCTCTTTCCTTTTAAGTTATCGAACTACTTTTTTGGTCTGACTCCGGTTCGACTGAAGGACTTCGTCATCGGCAACTTCATTGGCGTCATCCCGCTCACCGTCAACAATGTGTATGTAGGCTCCATCGCCGCGGATCTGGCGACGCTTGGCCAGACAGGGGCGGAACGCACGCCTGTTCAGTGGGCCCTTTATGGACTGGGCTTTGTGCTGGCGGTTATCGCCCTGATTGGACTGACTCGAATGGCTCGCCGTGCTCTGGCGGAAAAGATTGAGGAAGAGGATCTCTAA
- a CDS encoding glycosyltransferase translates to MNIVMLTNTYLPHVGGVARSVAAFSAEYQKRGHRVLVVAPTFAHTDPTEKGVLRIHALQNFNGSDFSVALPFSGDLTERLDEFRPDIVHSHHPFLLGMTALRIARSRELPLVFTHHTLYERYTHYVPADSQVLKRFVIELATRYANLSSLVFAPSQSIAELLRARGVSTPIAEVPTGVASEQFEPADGDAARREYGIPKDAFLLGHLGRLAPEKNLEFLSGAVAEFMHEHEHCHFLLVGSGPSSRAIENLFRSRGLGDRLHMPGTLQGAEQRNAYRAMDAFVFASTSETQGMVLTEAMAAGTPVIALDANGTREVVKERINGCLVLNETRGDFVSAIEWLYQQPPAEKEAIRKAALETAESFSMENCAERALSLYQPLLRQEWAIDDSLYAQWMRLRNLIGAQWDIIEGVTSAAGAAFNHTQPRSS, encoded by the coding sequence GTGAACATCGTCATGCTCACCAACACCTACCTGCCGCATGTCGGCGGGGTAGCCCGCTCGGTTGCCGCGTTCAGCGCAGAGTACCAAAAACGCGGTCACCGGGTATTGGTAGTGGCCCCTACTTTTGCTCACACCGATCCAACCGAAAAAGGCGTGCTGCGCATTCACGCGCTGCAAAATTTCAACGGCAGCGACTTTTCCGTGGCACTGCCGTTTTCCGGGGATCTCACTGAACGCCTGGATGAATTCCGGCCCGACATCGTGCATTCCCACCACCCGTTTCTACTGGGAATGACCGCACTGCGCATCGCCCGCTCCAGGGAACTGCCCCTGGTGTTTACCCATCACACGCTCTACGAGCGTTACACCCATTACGTGCCGGCCGACTCTCAGGTACTGAAGCGCTTTGTCATCGAGCTGGCCACCCGTTATGCCAATCTTTCCAGTCTGGTTTTCGCTCCGAGCCAGAGTATCGCCGAGCTGCTCCGCGCCCGCGGCGTTTCCACACCAATTGCAGAGGTTCCCACCGGCGTCGCTTCGGAGCAGTTCGAACCCGCCGATGGCGACGCGGCACGCCGCGAATACGGTATCCCGAAAGACGCTTTTCTGCTCGGGCACCTGGGTCGTTTGGCGCCGGAGAAAAATCTGGAGTTCCTGTCCGGCGCGGTAGCAGAATTCATGCATGAGCACGAGCACTGTCACTTCCTGCTCGTCGGTAGTGGGCCCAGCAGCCGGGCCATCGAAAACCTGTTTCGGTCTCGTGGCCTGGGAGACCGTTTGCATATGCCGGGGACGCTCCAGGGCGCTGAACAACGCAATGCCTACCGGGCCATGGATGCCTTTGTCTTCGCTTCCACCAGTGAGACCCAGGGTATGGTGCTGACCGAGGCCATGGCTGCGGGCACCCCGGTCATCGCCCTCGACGCCAACGGTACCAGGGAGGTGGTAAAGGAGCGGATCAATGGTTGCCTGGTCCTTAATGAGACCAGGGGGGATTTCGTGAGTGCCATCGAGTGGCTCTACCAGCAGCCACCTGCGGAGAAGGAGGCGATCCGCAAGGCCGCGCTCGAGACCGCCGAAAGCTTCTCCATGGAAAACTGTGCCGAAAGAGCCCTCTCACTCTACCAGCCGCTGCTCCGGCAGGAATGGGCCATCGACGACTCGCTCTACGCGCAGTGGATGCGGCTCCGCAACCTGATCGGCGCCCAGTGGGACATCATCGAGGGCGTCACCAGCGCGGCTGGTGCAGCCTTTAACCACACCCAGCCGCGGTCCTCCTGA
- the betT gene encoding choline BCCT transporter BetT, with translation MHSPKPSAESSAATSEEAQIKKLVFYGSVIGIVLFSLWAMIFTEQATNVIYAVLAWISGSFGWLYFLAIVSYLAFVIFIAFSDYGDIKLGPDHAEPEFNIVTWAAMLFAAGIGIDLIFYCIVEPVTQFMAPPVGDGGTEAAARQAMAITFLHWGLSGWGVYTLVGMALAFFSYRHGLPLTIRSALYPLFGKRIYGPIGNAVDIAAVLGTVFGVATSLGIGIIQLNFGLKYMFGVPEGTFTQSVLALLIVVFAAISAATGVERGIRRLSEFNMLLAILLMLFVLFTGQTRFLLDAFVTNMGDYLQNFVEMSFNTFAFDPPQDWLNAWTIFFWAWWIAWGPFVGLFLARISRGRTIRSFVAGTLILPFMFMAAWMSIMGNSAIDMVLGGASEFGEQAMANPGSAIYLFLEQMPWTLLTTIVVTILSIVFFVTSGDSGSLVLSNLTCRLEDPNHDAPPWMRILWAAIIGIVTVALLMTDGLAALQSAVVIMGLPFAFVLILMMLGLLKALRLEGLKTASMQDALSGHLSGRTVSREGQSNWTQRLTRAMSFPTLKQVEQFIEKTVRPAFEAVGQELAEKGYEVDISGETGGEPNLSLNVDLGKEVDFTYQVWPRQCSMPAFTLRAEKPRSTYYRLEPHLREGGLTYDLMGYTREQVIGDIVDHFEAHLQYLHMKRELSSRPPGEENEPGPA, from the coding sequence ATGCATAGTCCAAAACCCTCAGCTGAGTCATCCGCTGCAACTTCTGAAGAAGCGCAAATTAAGAAATTGGTGTTCTATGGTTCGGTGATTGGCATCGTGCTGTTCTCCCTCTGGGCGATGATTTTCACCGAACAAGCCACCAATGTGATCTACGCGGTTTTGGCGTGGATCTCAGGGAGCTTTGGCTGGCTCTACTTTCTTGCCATCGTCTCTTATCTTGCTTTCGTTATCTTCATCGCCTTTTCCGACTATGGAGACATCAAACTTGGACCGGATCATGCCGAGCCTGAATTCAACATTGTCACCTGGGCGGCCATGCTGTTTGCTGCGGGTATCGGCATTGATCTGATTTTCTACTGTATCGTCGAGCCGGTGACCCAATTCATGGCGCCGCCGGTTGGTGACGGGGGCACGGAAGCGGCGGCGCGGCAGGCAATGGCGATCACGTTCCTACACTGGGGCCTATCGGGATGGGGCGTCTATACGCTCGTCGGTATGGCGCTCGCCTTCTTCAGTTATCGCCATGGGTTACCCCTTACGATTCGCTCCGCCTTATACCCGTTGTTCGGCAAAAGGATTTACGGACCGATCGGCAACGCTGTGGATATTGCGGCAGTGCTGGGCACCGTCTTTGGCGTGGCAACAAGCCTCGGCATTGGCATTATCCAGCTCAATTTCGGCCTCAAATACATGTTCGGGGTGCCGGAGGGGACGTTTACCCAGTCTGTGCTGGCCCTGCTGATTGTGGTGTTTGCGGCTATTTCAGCGGCAACAGGTGTGGAACGGGGTATCCGTCGGCTATCCGAATTCAACATGCTGCTGGCCATTTTGTTGATGCTGTTTGTTCTATTCACCGGGCAAACGCGATTCCTGCTGGATGCCTTCGTCACCAATATGGGCGATTACCTGCAAAACTTTGTCGAGATGTCGTTCAACACCTTCGCTTTTGATCCCCCTCAGGACTGGCTCAATGCCTGGACAATCTTCTTCTGGGCCTGGTGGATCGCATGGGGTCCCTTTGTGGGCCTGTTCCTGGCGCGTATCTCTCGCGGTCGCACCATCCGCTCATTTGTTGCTGGGACCCTGATTCTGCCATTTATGTTCATGGCGGCCTGGATGTCGATTATGGGGAACTCGGCGATCGATATGGTCCTGGGCGGGGCCTCTGAGTTCGGCGAACAGGCGATGGCCAATCCAGGTTCGGCAATTTATCTGTTCCTGGAACAGATGCCCTGGACGCTACTGACCACCATTGTGGTAACCATTCTCTCTATTGTGTTCTTTGTCACTTCCGGAGACTCCGGCTCTCTGGTGCTATCAAACCTCACCTGTCGCCTTGAGGATCCGAATCACGACGCCCCTCCCTGGATGCGGATTCTCTGGGCCGCCATCATCGGTATCGTCACCGTCGCGCTACTGATGACTGACGGCCTCGCCGCACTGCAGAGCGCAGTCGTGATTATGGGGTTGCCATTCGCATTCGTATTGATCCTGATGATGCTGGGTTTACTGAAAGCACTTCGCCTTGAGGGACTCAAAACGGCCAGTATGCAGGATGCACTCTCCGGCCATCTCTCTGGCAGAACCGTTTCACGCGAAGGTCAAAGTAACTGGACCCAGCGCCTCACACGAGCCATGAGCTTCCCCACTCTCAAGCAGGTAGAACAGTTTATTGAGAAAACGGTACGCCCGGCCTTTGAAGCCGTCGGACAGGAACTGGCCGAGAAAGGTTACGAAGTCGATATATCGGGCGAAACCGGTGGCGAACCAAACCTGTCTCTCAATGTCGATCTAGGCAAGGAGGTCGATTTCACCTACCAGGTCTGGCCTCGGCAGTGCTCAATGCCCGCCTTCACCTTGCGCGCGGAGAAGCCCCGATCCACCTATTACCGCCTCGAACCACATCTTCGGGAGGGTGGTTTGACCTACGACCTGATGGGCTACACACGCGAGCAGGTCATTGGTGACATTGTCGACCACTTTGAAGCGCACCTGCAGTACCTGCATATGAAGCGCGAACTTTCCTCACGCCCCCCGGGCGAAGAAAACGAGCCGGGGCCAGCATAG
- a CDS encoding endonuclease/exonuclease/phosphatase family protein — MMTRIETALRRWRRKFSRSEWMAKLLKLPASDSHPNDYGLIIIQVDGLAYPQLEQALTKRRMPFLRRLIRKEHYSLHHLFPGVPSTTPAVQAELFYGVRAVVPAFGFMMRDTNELVRMYEPAAAAKVEEKLEQSGERPLLRDGSCYLSLFRAGTSDGEAHFCPASRGWGPALREASPWTVLLLLLSNLWGLIRTGTLLVVETFLALIDSIRGVIGGQDLWRELMFVPTRVAVTILMRELCTFGVKIDIARGLPIIYVNLLGYDEQSHRRGPSSAFAHWTLKGIDDAIARIWRAAHRSERRQYDVWVMSDHGQEHAEPYESRHGRGIGEALTDALAELPTDTDDYRSTGRHGHQLQRARLFGSEWIEKLIPDVDGGETEGKSPLALAALGPMAMLYNLPVEPSQRAEVARLIVEKASVPLVLYQDGDGDDAPVRGWHHSGPVELPKDGHWLMGDAHPFPDETAADLEKLCRHPDAGDFLMSGWCAGEEPMTFAVENGSHGGPGPNETHGFCLLPADIRAPRKGYWRAEDLRQTAQAFLERAQPLSPIPRPVAERTIRVMTYNVHSCRGVDGRYAPERIARVIARYQPDVVALQELDVSRPRSGSVDQAHQIAQFLEMEFHFHPAIHLEEERYGDAILSRLPMRLVKRDILPGPPEGTGNRFLPSVDEPRGALWVEVDLHGEKIQLLNTHLGLQKAERLAQVEALLGPEWLGHPDCKGAKILVGDFNALPNSAEHKLLCTQLRDAQLHSPRYKPQGTYFSRMPKARIDYVFVDRHLRVKKIQVPSTELTRLASDHLPLITDIELPVRQKPHEDQGKSGEKTDS, encoded by the coding sequence ATGATGACGCGGATTGAAACGGCCCTGCGTCGCTGGCGGCGCAAGTTCAGCCGCAGCGAATGGATGGCAAAGCTGCTCAAGCTGCCAGCCAGCGACAGCCACCCGAACGACTACGGCCTGATCATCATTCAGGTGGACGGTCTCGCCTATCCGCAGCTCGAGCAGGCACTGACAAAACGCAGGATGCCCTTTCTGCGGCGACTGATTCGAAAAGAGCACTATTCACTTCACCACCTGTTCCCGGGAGTCCCCTCCACCACACCGGCAGTGCAAGCGGAGCTGTTTTACGGCGTCCGCGCTGTGGTGCCCGCTTTTGGCTTCATGATGCGTGACACCAACGAGCTGGTGCGCATGTATGAGCCCGCTGCCGCGGCAAAGGTGGAGGAAAAACTGGAGCAGTCCGGCGAACGTCCGCTGCTGCGCGATGGCAGTTGCTACCTCAGTCTGTTTCGGGCCGGTACCAGCGACGGCGAGGCACACTTTTGCCCCGCCTCCCGTGGATGGGGTCCCGCTCTGCGGGAGGCCAGCCCGTGGACCGTGCTGCTTCTGCTGCTGAGCAACCTGTGGGGGCTGATTCGAACTGGCACACTTCTCGTCGTGGAGACCTTTCTTGCCCTGATCGATTCCATCCGCGGTGTGATCGGCGGCCAGGATCTCTGGCGCGAACTGATGTTCGTTCCTACCCGGGTGGCGGTCACCATCCTGATGCGGGAACTCTGTACCTTCGGGGTAAAGATCGATATCGCACGGGGCCTCCCAATCATCTACGTCAATCTGCTTGGCTATGACGAGCAGTCCCACCGCCGGGGGCCAAGCTCGGCCTTCGCCCACTGGACCCTGAAGGGTATCGACGACGCCATTGCGCGAATCTGGCGGGCTGCCCACCGCTCCGAGCGGCGTCAGTATGATGTATGGGTCATGTCCGATCACGGACAGGAGCATGCTGAACCTTACGAGAGCCGTCACGGGCGGGGCATCGGCGAGGCTCTCACTGATGCATTGGCCGAACTTCCCACCGACACCGATGATTACCGCAGTACCGGCAGGCATGGCCACCAGCTGCAGCGCGCAAGGCTGTTCGGCAGCGAATGGATCGAGAAGCTCATCCCGGATGTGGATGGCGGTGAAACCGAGGGCAAATCTCCCCTGGCACTGGCTGCCCTGGGTCCCATGGCCATGCTCTACAACCTGCCGGTAGAGCCATCCCAGCGGGCGGAGGTTGCACGGCTGATCGTGGAAAAGGCGTCCGTCCCCCTGGTCCTGTACCAGGATGGCGATGGTGACGACGCCCCGGTCCGCGGCTGGCACCACAGTGGTCCGGTGGAGCTGCCTAAAGACGGCCACTGGCTGATGGGCGACGCCCATCCCTTCCCGGATGAAACCGCGGCAGATTTGGAGAAGCTCTGCCGTCACCCGGATGCCGGGGATTTCCTTATGTCCGGCTGGTGTGCCGGCGAGGAACCCATGACTTTTGCGGTGGAGAACGGTAGTCATGGCGGCCCGGGTCCCAACGAAACCCACGGCTTCTGCCTGCTGCCTGCGGATATCCGTGCACCCCGCAAAGGCTATTGGCGCGCCGAGGATCTGCGCCAGACAGCCCAGGCCTTCCTCGAGCGGGCCCAGCCGCTATCGCCGATACCAAGGCCTGTGGCTGAGCGTACCATCCGCGTCATGACCTATAACGTGCACAGTTGCCGTGGAGTCGATGGTCGCTATGCGCCCGAGCGGATTGCCCGGGTGATCGCGCGCTACCAGCCAGACGTGGTCGCGCTGCAGGAGCTGGATGTCAGTCGCCCCCGCAGTGGAAGCGTCGATCAGGCCCACCAGATCGCACAGTTCCTCGAGATGGAGTTCCACTTTCACCCGGCCATCCACCTGGAAGAGGAACGCTACGGTGACGCGATCCTCTCCCGCCTGCCCATGCGCCTGGTCAAGCGGGATATTCTGCCCGGTCCGCCGGAGGGGACCGGCAACCGCTTCCTACCCTCCGTCGACGAGCCCCGCGGCGCGCTATGGGTGGAGGTTGATCTGCACGGCGAGAAAATCCAACTGCTCAATACCCATCTCGGCCTGCAGAAAGCGGAGCGGCTGGCGCAGGTGGAGGCTCTGCTGGGGCCGGAATGGCTGGGCCATCCGGACTGCAAGGGGGCAAAGATCCTGGTGGGCGATTTTAACGCCCTGCCGAACTCGGCAGAGCACAAGCTGCTCTGTACTCAGCTACGGGATGCCCAACTGCACTCGCCCCGCTACAAGCCCCAGGGTACCTACTTCAGCCGCATGCCGAAGGCCCGTATCGACTACGTGTTTGTCGACCGGCAC